The Saprospiraceae bacterium genome includes the window CAACCCGAAAAGTCTGCAAGGAATTGAAAACCTAGAATCATTAATTTATTTGCAGATATCTGCGAATGAAACCCTAGAGTACTCTACTAGATTAGGCGCTCTGTCTTCGTTGAAGGGTATCGAAATATATGATAAGACTTTATCGAAAATCCCCCAATTTATACAAGAACTCTCTAATCTCGAATATTTAAACCTGCTTTGTCCAGAAATTTCAGATATAAACCTTAATTGTCGGAAAATTCGCAATCTAAAAATGATCGCTATCCAAGGCAATGACTATAGTGAGTACCCTATTAGATTATGTGGTAAAAGAATAATAATTAAAGATGCTGTTTTTGGTCCACAAAATTATATTAGTGTACAAGCCAAAGGAAACTATATGTTTAAGAGCTTGAAGGCAAAACATGAAGATAAAATGAAGGAAATACTCCTAAATAATGAGAATATTTCGGATTCTGGGCAGCGTTGGAAGATAGTTGAAAATATTCTATACCTGTTTTCTTTTTTTGATTCCATTCCTGACCTTACAGAGGTAGTGAATTTAATTGAAAATGATCTTGCTATTAAAAAAATGTCAGATAGCACCAAAGAAAGCATTGAATCTACTGCTAAAGAACTATTGAAAGAACAAAACAGCTACAGGAAAAGTGCTCAGGATCTAGCTAGAGAATATGAGTTAGCTTGGATGCATATTTGAAATGATATTATGTCAACGAAGTGACGACACACAACGTCCCGCCTAGCCGCCAAGCTGCCCTAATCGGGCAGCCTGCGGCTAGGCGGGACGTTGGCAGTAATTATAAAATATACATCTTGACTTGTTCTTTTCCCCTCTGACCACGTTGAAAAAAGACTTGCGTAGCCTACGGACTTAAATGGCTTTCTCATAAAAATCCGTTTAGGGATGGGGCGAAATTCAGCGATTTTTGACCTTTCGGACTGGTTTTCAATGCAATTAATTTTTATGATAAAGCCCTTCAAACAGAGATTGGCTTATTCAAAAAGTGGATCAGATATAAAGTAGGGCCTAACTATGCATAGGCCCTACTTCTTATATTATCCTTAGAAACTTACAATGTCCACAGTCCCTACAACCCCATTCCCATCATCATCAATCCCGTCACCGTCCAAGTCTTCTCCTCCCTTGATAAAACGAAGCTGCGCTGGCGCAATGATTTGATTTGCAAAAAAATCAAATATATTTTTTTCATTTCTAGATTGAATGCTTTGAGTTGTCATAATAGCATACAGATTTAAGGGTCGCTTGCAGACATGGCGCTCCGCTACGACATAGGTTAAAAAATGAGGTGGATTAATTGATCCGGGCCTCCTGTGTGCTATTCGCGACTAACACAAGGTGGGTCCGGGCTTTCGATCGAAAGGAAAGCCTGGATAATGCGTATTGAGGGTAAGTGCTTGACAGATTTGTTTCGATCAAGGACTGGTCAACACGATGTTACAAAGGCAAGTAATACTGCTTCAAATAATTTGTTTTTTATAAAAATGGTGTGGCTTCAAGACTTGAGGGTATACCCTTCGGCGTAAATTGTAAGTAAAAGGCTTACAATGGCCTGGAAGGAGCATCATTTTCAGGATATATAACAATTTAGTCCAGAAGGTGAAATCTTCAAAGCACTTAAAGGAAAGAAAATCAGCATAATAAGGGGAGTAACCCTAATAAGATAATGTGAATGGAGAGCTGTTGAGGCCCTTTACAGTTTTTCATGTTCAATTTGACTAAACACCTAAAAGGTGAAACACTAAATAATAAGGAAGCTAAAACTTTACCTTCTTTAACACTAAGTTGGGAAGACTTCGCCAGAAAAGGCGATGGAGTGAGCAATTTATCAGTCTAGCTGATAGCAGAGGTAAGTATTACGAATAGTAAGATGCTGGTGTATCATTTGTAATTAGTTGATATTGATTGAATACACAACAAAGATGTCGTTTGGAGTATTCATTCGCAACATTACACGATGAATGATTGAAAAAAGACGATAGGTGAGCGAAAACAACCGATAAGGGAAGTGAGATGATGCTGAATTGAAAGGAGGAATCCTCTTAAATGCTCAAACCTGACGCTAATTTTTTTATGTAGTTAAGTATTTTTTTGAAACACTAATTTGTAAAGAAAATTACAACTGAGTAAAATTTTATTTCATAAAAGTATTTTGCTTGTTAGATTCAGCGAAAATACGCTAGCCTCTTATAATATTTGTCTATCTTTAGGCAGTACCAAAAAAGGCAGGATGATCGTTTTAAAAACACCAGAAGATCGATTCAACGGCTTGCCAGGCTATCCTTTTGACGCAAATTATGTAGAAGTAGCACCTGGCCTCAATATGCATTACGTCGTGGAGGGAGCGTCCACTGCACCCACTGTATTATTATTGCACGGCGAACCTTCCTGGTCTTACCTGTACCGCAAAATGATCCCCGTCCTCACTTCAGCAGGTTATTGCGCCATTGCCCCAGACCTGATAGGCTTTGGAAAATCTGATAAGCCTTCTGAAAAAACAGATTATAGCTACCAAAAGCACCTGGAATGGCTTAGTACTTTCATCAAGGCCTTAGATCTTCAACACATTCATTTATTTTGCCAGGACTGGGGAGGACTACTGGGCTTAAGAATAGCTTTAGACATGGAGGAGCGGTTTGCCTCCATTACGGTTTCCAATACAACCTTGCCAACAGGTCAGCAACCGATGCCCCCAGCTTTTAAACAATGGCAGGAGTTTTCACAAATGGTTCCAGTGTTCCCCACGGGCAAGATTATCAATGGCGGAACCATTAGCGACCTTAGCCCCGCGGTGATTGCGGCTTATGATGCCCCTTTTCCTGACGAGTCCTTCAAGGCAGGTGCCCGGATATTCCCGATGCTCGTCCCTTCCCTGATAGACGACCCTGAAGCCATCAATAACCAGAAAGCCTGGAAAAAATACAGCCAATGGCAAAAACCCCTGCTAACGCTTTTTGGCGATAGCGACCCCATCATGAAGGGTGCCGATCTATTTTTCCAAAAAATAGTACCCGGCGCCAAAGGGCAGCCGCACGAAATCATCCCTCAAGCCGGGCATTTCATTCAAGAAGATCAAGGCGAATTAGTTGCCCAAAAACTTGTTGATTTTATAAATAGTATATGATTCACCTCATTGATTTACATTTTCAAGGACAAACGGCGGCTATTGCTGCCTTTTTAGTCGAAACGACGGCCGGCCCCGTACTCGTTGAAACAGGCCCCCACTCTACCTTTTCGCATTTGGAAAAAGGAATTCATCGATTGGGTTATAAAATAGAAGATATTAAACATGTTTTTCTGAGTCACATCCACTTGGATCATGGCGGAGCCGCTTGGTTATTCGCCGAAAAAGGCGCCAAAATATACGTCCATCCCAGAGGTTACCCCCATTTACACGATCCCAGTAAATTGTTACAATCTGCCAAAATGATTTACCAGGACCAAATGGATGCGCTGTGGGGAACGCTTCGCCCCATTGCCCAAGAAAATTTACAAGTGGCCGAACATGGGCAAACCTTTCCTGTCGGCAATTGTTCCTTTACAGCCTGGCATACACCAGGCCATGCCGTTCATCATATTGCCTGGCAGCTTGGCCAAGACCTTTTTGCCGGTGATGTGGCAGGTGTCAAGATTGGAAATGGCCCTGTCGTACCCCCCTGCCCTCCCCCAGACATTAATGTAGAAGATTGGCAAAATTCCCTTCAATTAATCAGGACGCTAAACATCGAAAGATTGTGGCTCACCCACAGTCAATCCATTGAAATGGTAGGAGAACATTTGGATGAATTGGAAACCAGGCTCTTAGATTGGGCCAACTGGATCCGTCCGAAAGTATTGGAAGAAAAGTTAGGTAATGAAGAATTGATAAAGGTCTTCACTCAATTTGTCATCGAAAGTTTTGAAAGACTATCTTTAGCTAAAGCAGTTAGCACAAGGTATGAAGTAGCCAATCCGGCTGGAATGAGTGCCTTGGGGTTAAAAAGGCATTGGTTGAAAAAAGAAGCCTCAGGAAGCAGGTAAAAACCGTTTCCCGGTTTCAATAACAAACTTTAGCAATTGAACATCAGGTAAGGTAATTTCGGTATCCGTTTCTTCAGTGGATGCTTTATCTTGAATGCTTTCCTTCAATTCTATTTCAATGGGTTTGCTGTTGCTTGCTTCGCTACCATTAGAAACCGTTGTTAAAAAAACATAAGATCCAATACTCAACATGGCAAGGAGTACGGTAAAAATTAGTCGGGTGTTTAGTATTTTCATAATCGCTAGTCCTGTTTTCAAACAATAATTAAATTGTTCTTTCTAAGTTAGGTTTTTATTGCCTTCATTAGCCTACTTTTCGACATTTAGCCTATATAAATCGACAAATAAACGATTAGGGTTCGTGCCGAATGTATGATAAAGACGACCAGGCCTATAAAAAGGTTGCAGCTTGTTGGCTATTTCTTTTAAATTATATCGACAAAGCGAAATCGGGTATAGCCGCAATTAGCTTTTGGGTGTATTCCGTTCGGGGGTGATGGTATAATTCATCCGCTAAACCTTCTTCAACAATCCGCCCATTTTGCATTACCATGATTCGATCCGCCATAAATTTCACCACGGATAAATCATGCGAAATGAAGAGGTATGACAGGCCGTTTTCCGCTCTAAGTGAAGACAATAAATTGAGAATCTGCGCTTGAACAGATACATCTAGAGAAGAAACAGATTCATCACATACTAAAAAAGCAGGCTCCACTGCCAAAGCCCTGGCAATGGCAATTCGCTGTCTTTGGCCCCCTGAAAATTCATGCGGATACCTAAAAAAGTGCTGGTCGGATAGTCCCACTTTCTCTAACAGTTGAATCGCCTTTTCTTTTAATACTGCATTATCAAGAGCCGGAAAATGCTTTTTCATGGGTTCTATAATAGCATACCCGATCATTTTGCGAGGGTTGAGCGATGCATAGGGGTCTTGGAAAACAATCTGCATTTGCTTACGAAAGGGTTGCATGGCCGTTTCATCTAGCTCCGTTAGTTCTTTCCCATCAAAAATAATACGCCCTGCCTGAGGCTCAATGAGCTTCAGGATACTCCGCCCCAATGTCGTTTTTCCGCACCCAGACTCCCCTACCAATCCAATTGACTCTCCCTTTTTCAACGTAAAACTAACACCGTCTACTGCCTTTACAAAAGCCGTAGGGGTTCCCCAAAAGTTTTTCTTGCTAGGAAACCAAGTTTCCAAGTTCTCGACTGCTAAAATAGTTGATTGTTGTGCCAACTGATCAAGATGGGTCTTATATGCTGCGGGAGGATAGACCAAATTTAAATGCATCGATTCTCCCTCTTTAAAATCTGCAATCGTTGGCAATCTTTTTAGTCGTTGTTGCAGCGGAGGACGGCAGGCCAAAAGTCCTTTTGTATAAGGATGTTTGGCTTCACTTAAGATTTGATGCTTGGTGCCTGCTTCCACGATATGCCCATTGCGCATGACCAATACACGGTCTGCGATGTCTGCAATTACTCCCAAATCGTGAGAAATAAAAAGGATTCCAATATTCAGTTTATCTTTTAGATCGATTAATAAAGCCAGAATTTGCTGCTGTACTGTCACATCTAAAGACGTGGTTGGCTCATCGGCAATAATTAAATCTGGCTTGGCGGCAATCGCCATGGCAATCATGATGCGTTGCTTCTGGCCACCAGATAACTGATGTGGATAAGCATTATAAATACGTTCAATATCGAAGAGCTGCACCAATTCAAATAATGCCAATACTTCTTTTCTCGCTTCCCTTACACTTAAGCCTTTATGTAATTGTAGTACTTCAGCTACCTGGTTCCCACAATGGTAAACGGGATTTAACGAACTCATTGGATCTTGAAAAATAATACTGATCCGATTACCCCTGATTTTTTGCAAATCGCGATCGCTGAGTTCATTCAGGGAAAGTGGAGCCTTTTCATCCAGGAACAATCTAATCTGGCCTTGTTTCCAAATGGCAGAAGCTGGAAGCAATTGTAAAATAGACAATGCAGTCATGGATTTCCCCGAGCCAGATTCCCCGACAATCCCAAGTACTTCTCCCCTATTCAATTCAAAAGAGATGTTTTCTAGTGCCATGACCTCAGTACCAAGGCCGGGAAAACTTATGCTTAGATCCTTAACATCCAATAATTTTTTGCGATCACTCATAAGTCGCTCACTTTTATCTCAATTTTGCCCCCATTTATCTCCAGCCGAAGGTTTTCCAAATGCTCTAACCATTCTATTAAATCTTCGCCAAGAAAAGATCGTC containing:
- a CDS encoding ABC transporter ATP-binding protein, which encodes MSDRKKLLDVKDLSISFPGLGTEVMALENISFELNRGEVLGIVGESGSGKSMTALSILQLLPASAIWKQGQIRLFLDEKAPLSLNELSDRDLQKIRGNRISIIFQDPMSSLNPVYHCGNQVAEVLQLHKGLSVREARKEVLALFELVQLFDIERIYNAYPHQLSGGQKQRIMIAMAIAAKPDLIIADEPTTSLDVTVQQQILALLIDLKDKLNIGILFISHDLGVIADIADRVLVMRNGHIVEAGTKHQILSEAKHPYTKGLLACRPPLQQRLKRLPTIADFKEGESMHLNLVYPPAAYKTHLDQLAQQSTILAVENLETWFPSKKNFWGTPTAFVKAVDGVSFTLKKGESIGLVGESGCGKTTLGRSILKLIEPQAGRIIFDGKELTELDETAMQPFRKQMQIVFQDPYASLNPRKMIGYAIIEPMKKHFPALDNAVLKEKAIQLLEKVGLSDQHFFRYPHEFSGGQRQRIAIARALAVEPAFLVCDESVSSLDVSVQAQILNLLSSLRAENGLSYLFISHDLSVVKFMADRIMVMQNGRIVEEGLADELYHHPRTEYTQKLIAAIPDFALSI
- a CDS encoding haloalkane dehalogenase; protein product: MIVLKTPEDRFNGLPGYPFDANYVEVAPGLNMHYVVEGASTAPTVLLLHGEPSWSYLYRKMIPVLTSAGYCAIAPDLIGFGKSDKPSEKTDYSYQKHLEWLSTFIKALDLQHIHLFCQDWGGLLGLRIALDMEERFASITVSNTTLPTGQQPMPPAFKQWQEFSQMVPVFPTGKIINGGTISDLSPAVIAAYDAPFPDESFKAGARIFPMLVPSLIDDPEAINNQKAWKKYSQWQKPLLTLFGDSDPIMKGADLFFQKIVPGAKGQPHEIIPQAGHFIQEDQGELVAQKLVDFINSI
- a CDS encoding MBL fold metallo-hydrolase, encoding MIHLIDLHFQGQTAAIAAFLVETTAGPVLVETGPHSTFSHLEKGIHRLGYKIEDIKHVFLSHIHLDHGGAAWLFAEKGAKIYVHPRGYPHLHDPSKLLQSAKMIYQDQMDALWGTLRPIAQENLQVAEHGQTFPVGNCSFTAWHTPGHAVHHIAWQLGQDLFAGDVAGVKIGNGPVVPPCPPPDINVEDWQNSLQLIRTLNIERLWLTHSQSIEMVGEHLDELETRLLDWANWIRPKVLEEKLGNEELIKVFTQFVIESFERLSLAKAVSTRYEVANPAGMSALGLKRHWLKKEASGSR